In Centroberyx gerrardi isolate f3 chromosome 20, fCenGer3.hap1.cur.20231027, whole genome shotgun sequence, a genomic segment contains:
- the mfsd1l gene encoding lysosomal dipeptide transporter MFSD1, translating into MAQPAEKPYYRFVVLFFNCLLTFGSYFCFDIPSVLQDQFQGNLTCPNATVINGTVDCVVGLGMTPQQYNLLYAIYAWTNAVVVIMAGFLIDKLGNRFGVFLFSFLCVLGSSIFALGSHFKGTPYLLPLMLTGRLLFGSGNGSLTIVQNRITAFWFRGKELALAFGLTLSFSRLGSVLNFFLTQKFEESYGMQWTLWGGAILCVLGFMSAIIVSALDKLGMKQLGLEGAIQEESRKVRIQDVKLLSLRYWLLVLTIMFFYNGIFPFIADASKFIQDKYSGYSQKEAAYIAGAVYDSSLVLSAIVGILIDYVGLRGVFAVACAILTLPVFGLLAFTFVPPLVSTIWLGVTYSFAAASMWPSIPLVVPQATLGTAMGLATSIQMIGIGVSNLVVGQILGTKSSETKIPLWRWQRMMIFMLANTVSCIVTSVLLNIVDRRQGGTLNKTTKRSGAPAASSPTDREPLVEGEEGQNEEEEDNDGVVRSPSVNS; encoded by the exons CATATTATCGCTTTGTGGTGCTGTTCTTCAACTGCCTGCTGACGTTTGGCTCCTATTTCTGCTTCGACATCCCCAGCGTTTTGCAGGACCAGTTTCAGGGG AACCTGACCTGTCCTAATGCAACAGTGATCAATGGGACGGTGGACTGTGTGGTGGGACTGGGGATGACGCCTCAGCAGTACAACCTTCTCTATGCCATTTACGCATGGAC CAATGCAGTGGTAGTAATCATGGCTGGCTTCCTGATTGACAAATTGGGAAACCGCT TCGGagtgtttctcttctctttcttgtgTGTTTTGGGTTCATCCATCTTTGCGCTGGGTTCCCACTTCAAAGGAACTCCCTACCTGCTGCCCCTCATGCTGACAGGCCGCCTGCTGTTCGGCTCAGGCAACGGATCTCTGACCA TTGTTCAGAACCGCATCACAGCCTTCTGGTTCAGAGGGAAGGAGCTGGCCTTGGCCTTCGGTCTGACCCTGTCCTTCTCCCGCCTCGGCTCTGTCCTCAACTTCTTCCTCACCCAGAAATTCGAGGAAAGCTATGGCATGCAGTGGACTCTGTGGGGAG GTGCGATATTGTGTGTGCTGGGCTTCATGTCTGCCATCATAGTCAGTGCCCTGGACAAGTTAGGGATGAAGCAGCTGGGGCTGGAAGGCGCCATCCAGGAAGAGTCCCGCAAAGTG aggattCAGGATGTGAAGCTGCTGTCGCTCAGATACTGGCTGCTGGTTCTCACCATCATGTTCTTCTACAATGGCATCTTCCCCTTCATCGCTGATGCCAG TAAGTTCATTCAGGACAAGTATAGCGGCTACAGTCAGAAGGAGGCTGCCTACATCGCTGGTGCAGTTTATGACAGCTCACTAGTCCTCTCAGCCATTGTGGGCATTCTCATT GACTATGTGGGTCTGCGAGGGGTTTTCGCGGTGGCCTGTGCCATCCTCACCCTGCCTGTGTTTGGTCTCCTGGCCTTCACCTTCGTCCCGCCTCTGGTCTCCACCATTTGGCTGGGAGTCACCTACTCCTTCGCCGCT GCGAGCATGTGgccctccatccctctggtGGTCCCTCAGGCCACTCTGGGCACGGCCATGGGCCTGGCCACCTCCATACAGATGATTGGCATTGGAGTATCCAATCTGGTTGTCGGGCAGATTTTGGGCACCAAGTCGAG TGAAACTAAGATTCCGCTGTGGCGTTGGCAGAGGATGATGATCTTCATGTTGGCCAACACCGTCAGCTGCATCGTCACCTCAGTGCTGCTCAACATTGTAGACCGCCGACAG GGTGGGACTCTGAACAAGACGACCAAGAGGTCTGGAGCCCCGGCTGCCAGCAGCCCCACTGACAGAGAGCCtctggtggagggagaggaagggcaaaacgaggaagaggaggacaacgACGGGGTGGTCCGCTCTCCTTCTGTCAACTCCTAA